Sequence from the Panicum virgatum strain AP13 chromosome 5N, P.virgatum_v5, whole genome shotgun sequence genome:
AAGCCAACAGAAAGATCCTACCTTTTTAAAGGGTTTCCTGAAAACAATTATTACATAATTATTTCACTAAAAAATCACATAATAAGTTAATAACTAATGGGGTTCCTATTTGTATAAATTAACTTGTTGATTCCAAAatgctatctttttttttcaaagaccGACTCCAAAATGTTATCATATGCACAGTTCACATGCAACCCATGACTAGTAGACAGGAGCTTATTATAGCCAACATACAAACACATGTCCACTGTCAGGTCTAGCATGTGAGCACGGCAATGATGAGTTCATAGTCAGCACTCAGCAGACTGAGCATCCAAATTTTCCTGCTATTGGAACAGCAGTAGTGTTGGGATGAAACATGCCATCGCAATTGCATACTGATTACTGCAGAGCAGCTTTGTAAAATCTGAACCAAGTGACTTCAAAATTATACCTGTCTTGCAAGTAGGTATTATACTCGCGGATGGTCGGTATCGCAATCAACCACCAAAGCACCAGCCGATAGACGATCAATGGGTTCCGAGGAGGAATCCACAGGCAGAACTTGAGAAAGAATGTGTTCAGCTCGACAACCATGAAAACAATGCAAAGGCTCAGAACCTGGATGAATCTCCAAGGACCCAACAGGGGGTACCACTCATCCTTGTCCCACTGTGCTGGTGTGAACTGGCCTAACGTCCTTTTGACCTAAAGAGAagaaaatgcaaaaataaataaatgctGTGAAAGGCCAACTCTTGATGTTACATCAAGATTCCAAGGCTGATGATAGTTTCTGAAACAAAAGGCCATGCATTGTTTGAAAGAAAATTGCTGGTTGTGAAACACGAAATAACTTTGCATTTTattagttttattttatgttagGGCCTATGTGTTGCAGTTAATCTATCAACCATATATGAGAGTGTGAGCTGTTGCGCTAAAACACTTGAGAGATTATATCAAATAACAAGTCCAGGCCAGCTAAGGGACATTTTAATAGACAGAACAAAGAGGGTCCTTGTCTTGGTTTCCCAGCACATCCCACATGCTCACGACTTATCACCTTATCATGGAACTAAAGCAGGACAAACATCATGTACAGTTTGGGAGCCAATATGTTCCCTCAAAGAGGAACATCCACCAAAACTGGGAAAAAGGTCCGGCGCCACTGCATGCTTTGCAGAACAACTCATTTGCCTAACATCTAGTGAACGTACCTTACTGATAATGTTGGGTTGGCGGCTCAAGCCAACCCATACATATGTCTTCCCATCAAAGTACCGCACAGTTTTCATTCCAGCCCAAATACCTGAACCAAAGACAAAATGGCCTCGGTCAAGAAGTGTTAGTCTAGAACTTGTGAAAATGAGTGTAAAGATAACATGCAAGAACCAACAAATTGAAGAGAAATGACAAACGAGGGTAACTATTGAGTTTACAGAGATATGAATGGAAACATTCTCTAAATCTAGCTACTAATAATCCAGTTCATGAAGTACAATTCCTGCAAACCTCCATTTCTCTGTTCCTCATCCAAACCTAAGAAAAAACTTAATTGAAGACTGATctttcttgtttgcaatcatCAGCTCATCATAGTGCCATGTTTATTAATGTTGCCAGGGCATGTGAAAGCACTAAGGTATTATAATGTAATTAAAGTGTCAAAGGCGTCAGAGGATACCACTTAACTAGTTTTATACTACAATAAACCCATGTCGCCAGTGAGTTTCAATAAAGACATAAATCAAAAGGTTGATTTCAATATGTGCTAAATGCAGGTTCAGGGGCAAAACGAACAATCCTATGCAGAAAAATACTGAAAGTCACATAAAAATCTCACCAAACCAATTGCAGATCAATATGTCGAGGACAATGCTATCCCACCAGCATTCATTGAAATTTGGCAACATATGACGAAAAGTGAGCTGTAGTGCATATACATTACATTAGGAATCTAGGTTTGGGAGGTACAAATCAAAAGGAATATGGCATACCTCCATCAACTCAAAGCCAATTGATAGCACCCACAAAAGTGGTTGGTTTCGTATCATTATAGCTTTACCCCACCATCCAAGGATATGAGCGATAACAAACTCATCAAAAATGATCTCCTAGAAAACCTATATTCAAATCAGTAACTTGAAGCATAATGAATAGTCAAGGCTGCTTAGCATGAAGTATTTGAGAAATAGGTCTGTGAATGAAGTCATCATACATTAACATTGTTAAACCTGCTTTTTGGATGGTCAGGTACATATATGCGGCAATCAGTTCCATAAGATCTCTCAGGCAATTCTGCTCAAATTAGATATATCAAATCAAGATTTATTCAAGCACTTAAATCTAAATTACTGAACCATATTAAAAAATTGAATGCATTACCAACACCAAGATCGGGATGAAGGTACTTCATGAATTGCCTAGCATCATCACGAGTCTGCAAAATGAATTAAATGAAAAATGAAATGCCATGTTTACTAGGTTTTGCTGCTTTTCTATTTGAATCATTGCCAGTGAACACTGGTTTTATCTTATGAGGATGAGCCCTCAAGtaacttttttttagaaaaaagaatACAGAATCATAGCAAAGATACGGAGGGAAATATGGGGCTGCGATTGGCTTCGCATGGTGGAAGCACAGCAGTGCACAGCTCCTGACCTGGTTTCAATCCTCGGCAGGAGGCTTTGAAGAAAGATGTGGAAAATATGTATTACAGTAGTTACACAATTGCTTAACTGCACAAACAATGTGATGCAGAATGAATTAAATTTGAGCTGAAATCAACTTCTGACAAAACAGTCAGctgattttatttatttgtccgcaaatatcaaaaaaaaaactcgacctgcgaGGGGCAAGCCGCCCCCGAGCATTAATGTAAGAAGAAGACCTCTCACGCAGACCGAGAAAACctccgaacccctgccccacccttaCACATGGGTGCCGTAACCCATACCGTAACCCGTGTGAGAGCGGGCCGGAGTGAGCCGGGACCTATTTCCATGTGCTTTGGCGTGTAGGCTGGCGAGGGGgtttttttaacctcagccttaaattcgctcccaccgggagtcgaacccaggacctgaggagtgctaCTGAGGTCACCTAACCAATCCGGCTAGGCACCCTTTCGCATTTGTCTGCAAATATCATAAGATATTTGACAAAGTGCCGTTGGAATTTTGACCACCTCTATGAATATCCTCTACCATCTTAAACACAGGAGTATAATATGCCACCTATAAATGTTCCTACTGCATAAACAAGCTAAGGCCTACAAGCAAACATTGTAACTCACTTTAGTCACCCTAGTTTCAAACTAAACTATC
This genomic interval carries:
- the LOC120675874 gene encoding CDP-diacylglycerol--serine O-phosphatidyltransferase 1 gives rise to the protein MEVNGHHKPRGEYNGTGCNGTVGSPNNFGDVDPLTEWFYRPRTISLLLMGTGFLIWESGVLDPERSLSADRVPSVKRGVFAMIAVFLAYSFLQAPSTVLIRPHPAIWRLVHGMAVVYLVALTFLLFQTRDDARQFMKYLHPDLGVELPERSYGTDCRIYVPDHPKSRFNNVNEIIFDEFVIAHILGWWGKAIMIRNQPLLWVLSIGFELMELTFRHMLPNFNECWWDSIVLDILICNWFGIWAGMKTVRYFDGKTYVWVGLSRQPNIISKVKRTLGQFTPAQWDKDEWYPLLGPWRFIQVLSLCIVFMVVELNTFFLKFCLWIPPRNPLIVYRLVLWWLIAIPTIREYNTYLQDRKPFKKVGSFCWLSLAICIVELLICIKFGHGLFPKSMPSWLITFWTGVALLLVLFLLVWTFKIYRTMIRKRL